A stretch of the Nicotiana tabacum cultivar K326 chromosome 6, ASM71507v2, whole genome shotgun sequence genome encodes the following:
- the LOC107823010 gene encoding uncharacterized protein LOC107823010 — MSGDASASVSSSGFCLEGLDDVQDYPWANEGEPSMSWDRYSQLYDVVKTGNEAYRENRWDEAINSYTRANNTRPNDPIILSNRCASYLRFSQFLKSRTASDSEYRPLSGLDPTTLAGLALKDAEKVMHLQNNSVNSYILKANSLILLEKNELAQDVIRSGLQVNPLSNPLLNLEKSITATLGMRSHGRPERSDDFDCTLCLKLLYEPITTPCGHSFCRACLFQSMDRYNRCPLCRTVLFISPRTCAISVTLNNIIEKNFPEEYAERKAENDSLINLGVDLLPLFVMDVILPCEKLALNIFEPRYRLMVRRIMEGNRRMGMAVVDPTTGSIADYACEVEIIECEPLPDGRFYLEVESRRRCRIVRYWDQDGYRVAEVEWIHDICPAEGTRERHELLEMANKAAAFAQRWLRNAQEVAGDRRRAELFKAEGLMPSPQDPERLSFWLTTLTSHRPTEKLDLLQIRDTHERIRRGLLYMKAEEQGCRLQ; from the exons ATGTCCGGCGACGCTTCTGCTTCTGTTTCTTCTTCTGGGTTTTGTTTAGAGGGGCTTGATGATGTTCAAGATTATCCATGG GCGAATGAAGGAGAGCCATCTATGTCGTGGGACAGGTATAGTCAACTATACGATGTTGTAAAAACGGGCAACGAAGCATATCGTGAGAATAGATGGGACGAG GCTATCAATTCTTACACAAGAGCTAACAACACTAGGCCAAATGATCCTATCATTCTTAGCAACAGATGCGCTTCATACCTCAG GTTTAGCCAATTTCTGAAAAGTAGAACTGCATCAGATTCAGAATACAGGCCATTGAGTGGGTTGGATCCTACAACGCTTGCTGGG CTTGCGTTAAAGGATGCTGAGAAGGTGATGCATCTGCAGAACAATTCAGTAAACTCATATATTCTGAAGGCAAACTCACTCATTTTG TTAGAAAAAAATGAGCTAGCCCAAGATGTAATCCGTTCAGGCCTTCAGGTGAATCCCCTAAG CAATCCCCTTCTAAATTTGGAGAAATCGATCACAGCTACACTTGGAATGAGAAGCCATGGGAGACCAGAACGCAGTGATGATTTTGACTGTACCCTGTGCTTAAAGCTATTATATGAACCTATAACAACTCCTTGTGGACATTCTTTTTGCCGTGCATGCCTCTTCCAATCAATGGACCGAT ATAACAGATGCCCATTGTGCCGAACAGTTCTTTTCATTAGTCCCAGAACATGTGCAATCAG tGTAACATTGAATAACATAATAGAAAAGAATTTTCCTGAGGAATATGCTGAAAGGAAGGCTGAGAATGACAGTCTGATAAACCTTGGTGTTGACTTGCTGCCTCTTTTTGTCATGGACGTTATTCTACCATGCGAGAAGCTTGCACTTAACATTTTTGAACCTCGTTACAGACTTATG GTTAGGAGGATAATGGAAGGAAATCGTCGAATGGGAATG GCTGTTGTTGATCCTACGACGGGTTCGATAGCTGATTATGCTTGTGAAGTGGAGATTATAGA ATGTGAGCCACTTCCAGACGGGCGTTTCTATCTGGAG GTTGAAAGTCGACGTAGATGCCGCATTGTACGATATTGGGATCAAGACGG GTATCGTGTTGCTGAGGTTGAATGgatacatgatatatgcccagcCGAAGGAACAAGAGAGAGGCATGAA TTACTGGAGATGGCAAATAAGGCGGCAGCATTTGCTCAACGGTGGTTGAGGAACGCACAAGAAGTAGCAGGAG ATCGTAGACGTGCAGAACTCTTCAAAGCGGAAGGATTGATGCCATCACCACAGGATCCTGAGCGCTTAAGTTTTTGG CTTACAACTTTGACCAGTCATAGACCAACAGAGAAATTAGACCTGCTTCAGATAAGAGATACACATGAG AGGATAAGGCGAGGACTCCTATACATGAAAGCAGAAGAACAAGGATGCAGACTGCAATAA